In Methanosarcina siciliae T4/M, one genomic interval encodes:
- a CDS encoding acyltransferase, with protein sequence MKTLRKLKKKVLKYFAKNLPCCSLRIFMYKNCGYKIGKHTYIAEGLTIAEKLEDTDNLIIGDRVAIGPNVTLLTSSDPNNSRIRPYVKIQRGRIVIEDDAWLGAGSILMPEIRIGRGAVVGAGSVVTKNVDPYHIVAGVPAKTIKKVEMP encoded by the coding sequence ATGAAAACGTTAAGGAAACTGAAGAAAAAGGTACTCAAATACTTTGCTAAAAACCTGCCCTGTTGCAGTCTCCGGATATTTATGTACAAAAACTGCGGGTACAAGATCGGAAAGCACACGTACATAGCAGAAGGTCTAACAATCGCAGAAAAACTGGAAGATACTGATAACCTGATAATCGGAGATAGAGTAGCTATAGGCCCAAACGTAACCCTGCTCACATCTTCAGACCCCAATAATTCCCGAATCAGGCCTTACGTAAAAATTCAGAGAGGCCGGATAGTAATAGAAGACGATGCCTGGCTTGGCGCTGGCTCTATACTAATGCCTGAGATAAGAATTGGCAGGGGAGCTGTAGTCGGAGCCGGATCAGTCGTTACAAAAAATGTAGACCCTTATCATATCGTTGCAGGAGTGCCTGCCAAAACAATAAAAAAGGTCGAGATGCCATGA
- a CDS encoding DUF354 domain-containing protein yields the protein MNILFDIGHPKDVNVFKNVIWKLQEKGHEIKIVARAKENTKRVLEEYGFEYEVCKHHKQMVGKAFGIITNDIHLYNIAKKFQPDIFVSPGSPYSAHVSRVLGKPHIAFSDTEIAGLVIKLTFPFTDKIYTSSSFYLDLGPKQIRFNGYYELAYLHSRYFTPNRDVLKKYNLDEGYIILRLSALASHHDIGARGFTFSSEEELINFIRELERYGRVIISSETKQWETISDYELKFKPGDLHDLLYYSKMCIGEGATMASEAAILGVPAIYVSNTHRGYLDELETYGLAFTIPNRGEALEKAKSLLSDNFLVKNSKEKREKLLKEKIDVVEFMVNEIEGSYKL from the coding sequence ATGAATATACTGTTTGATATCGGGCACCCGAAAGACGTAAATGTCTTTAAAAACGTGATCTGGAAACTTCAAGAAAAGGGTCACGAGATCAAGATAGTGGCAAGGGCTAAAGAAAATACGAAAAGAGTACTTGAAGAGTACGGATTTGAGTATGAGGTGTGCAAACACCATAAGCAGATGGTCGGCAAGGCTTTTGGCATTATCACAAACGACATACACCTTTATAATATAGCTAAAAAATTCCAGCCGGATATCTTTGTTAGCCCTGGATCTCCTTATTCGGCTCACGTAAGCCGGGTACTTGGAAAACCACATATCGCTTTTTCAGATACTGAAATTGCCGGACTTGTAATAAAATTGACATTTCCTTTTACGGATAAAATATACACATCATCCAGTTTCTATCTTGACCTTGGTCCCAAACAAATAAGGTTCAATGGGTACTATGAACTGGCATATCTGCACTCAAGATATTTTACACCGAATAGAGATGTGCTTAAAAAATACAATCTGGACGAAGGATATATTATACTGCGTTTATCGGCACTTGCATCCCATCATGATATAGGCGCAAGAGGGTTCACTTTCAGTTCCGAGGAAGAGTTAATCAATTTTATTAGGGAGCTTGAAAGATATGGTCGAGTTATAATTTCTTCAGAGACAAAACAATGGGAGACAATCTCTGATTATGAGCTTAAATTCAAACCAGGAGATCTGCATGATCTTCTCTACTATTCCAAAATGTGTATTGGAGAAGGAGCAACAATGGCTTCGGAAGCAGCCATACTCGGAGTCCCGGCGATATACGTCTCAAATACCCATAGAGGGTATCTCGATGAGCTGGAGACCTACGGATTAGCGTTCACTATCCCGAATAGAGGAGAAGCCCTCGAAAAGGCAAAATCGCTTCTGTCAGACAATTTTCTGGTAAAGAATTCTAAAGAGAAAAGAGAGAAGCTATTAAAAGAAAAAATAGATGTTGTGGAATTTATGGTCAATGAGATTGAAGGTTCATATAAACTATAA
- a CDS encoding glycosyltransferase translates to MAVEPGYILATPCKNEEKSLPELAESIINQTITPNLWLIVNDNSTDNSAEILKDLETKYDWIHVFTSEGTKRDLSFHYAKVVRDGLSLSLDISSTEKIPFEYIGLIDADMVLEKNFFEKIMDRFEQDPHLGVASGSTAYFEANNLITEKGRDNLPIGGLRVWRRECFMETGGFPISYSADSVSNVLAVLHGWDTKKFEDIVGIQTRRTGSAEGLWKGYMTKGESDYYRDYHPLYATFKFVKYSLTSPFYIGIAYIEGYIKGVVKIRKKIDIPEVRQYYRKKHIEIGRYYAGKFKLKL, encoded by the coding sequence ATGGCCGTAGAACCTGGTTATATTTTGGCAACTCCGTGTAAAAATGAAGAAAAATCCCTTCCGGAGCTTGCAGAATCCATAATTAACCAGACGATAACCCCAAACCTCTGGCTCATTGTAAACGATAACAGTACTGACAATTCTGCTGAAATTTTGAAAGATCTTGAAACAAAATACGACTGGATCCATGTATTTACATCCGAAGGAACGAAACGAGATCTCAGCTTTCATTACGCAAAAGTAGTAAGAGATGGATTATCGTTATCTCTGGACATAAGTTCTACTGAAAAAATTCCCTTCGAATATATCGGCCTCATTGACGCTGATATGGTGTTAGAAAAGAACTTTTTCGAAAAGATCATGGATAGATTTGAACAAGACCCCCATCTTGGTGTTGCCAGCGGAAGCACAGCATACTTTGAAGCAAATAACCTCATTACCGAGAAAGGCAGAGACAACCTTCCAATCGGAGGCCTGAGAGTCTGGAGGCGGGAATGTTTCATGGAAACAGGAGGCTTCCCCATAAGCTATTCAGCCGATTCCGTCTCAAACGTCCTTGCCGTATTACATGGATGGGACACAAAAAAGTTTGAAGATATTGTCGGAATCCAAACACGTAGAACCGGCAGCGCTGAAGGTTTATGGAAAGGATACATGACTAAAGGGGAATCCGATTATTACAGGGACTATCACCCATTATATGCCACATTTAAATTCGTAAAATATAGCCTAACAAGTCCCTTCTACATAGGAATTGCATATATAGAAGGATATATAAAAGGAGTCGTAAAAATCCGAAAGAAAATAGACATCCCGGAAGTCAGGCAGTACTATAGAAAAAAACATATTGAGATCGGAAGATACTATGCAGGAAAATTCAAGCTCAAACTCTGA
- a CDS encoding glycosyltransferase family 4 protein, whose amino-acid sequence MNLIYYYPTDKGSPSNVAREILEELIKHADILPFNEIILFSKKKDLDIIKEKFQNLRVISYKELNELSEDYVVHFPVLPFILPNSKFLLYFHTKLIKRKKIIIQYHGDVRTELKSSYRDIRSLVHILSYIFLPKLLKSADAVITHSYSMNKKLIKYGVSRSVVIPNAIDSYWFQPNYETVNLKNPVDKNAFNVFYHGRLSWEKGIDILLEAAESCIKKNQNTMIYLAGEGSQKKQLKDICFRLKISSNVIFLGSLNKEEIKEFLKNVDLAIYPSRFDNFPLAVLEALTCANCPVYFSKNVGIYDFAIKNGFPLNYFELNTKKISEILNSFPKKKVDIHYQMEFAKSCSWDLITPKYIEVYNLILDRQ is encoded by the coding sequence ATGAACTTAATATATTATTATCCAACGGATAAAGGATCTCCTTCAAATGTTGCCAGGGAAATTTTGGAAGAGTTGATTAAGCATGCAGATATCCTGCCTTTTAATGAAATAATACTTTTTTCTAAAAAAAAAGACTTAGATATTATTAAAGAGAAATTTCAAAATTTACGTGTAATTAGTTATAAAGAATTGAATGAACTTTCCGAAGATTATGTAGTACATTTCCCTGTGTTACCCTTTATATTACCGAACAGTAAGTTTCTACTGTATTTTCATACAAAATTAATTAAAAGAAAAAAAATAATAATTCAATACCACGGCGACGTAAGGACTGAGCTTAAATCAAGTTATAGAGATATTCGTTCACTTGTTCATATATTATCATATATATTTTTACCAAAATTGTTAAAAAGTGCAGATGCGGTGATAACTCATTCTTACTCTATGAACAAGAAACTCATAAAATATGGAGTTTCAAGAAGTGTAGTTATTCCTAATGCTATTGATAGCTATTGGTTCCAACCGAATTACGAAACTGTAAATTTAAAAAATCCTGTGGATAAAAATGCGTTTAATGTATTTTATCACGGTAGGCTTTCGTGGGAAAAAGGAATTGACATATTATTGGAAGCTGCAGAAAGCTGCATAAAAAAGAATCAAAACACAATGATTTATCTTGCAGGAGAGGGATCTCAAAAAAAGCAACTAAAAGATATATGTTTTAGATTAAAAATAAGCAGCAATGTAATTTTCTTAGGTTCCCTCAATAAAGAAGAAATAAAAGAATTTTTAAAAAATGTTGATCTTGCTATATACCCCTCAAGATTTGATAATTTCCCTCTGGCCGTTCTTGAAGCATTAACCTGTGCAAATTGCCCAGTTTATTTCTCCAAAAATGTCGGTATATATGATTTTGCTATAAAAAATGGCTTTCCGTTAAATTATTTTGAACTCAATACTAAGAAAATTAGTGAAATACTGAACTCATTTCCAAAGAAAAAAGTAGATATACATTACCAGATGGAATTTGCAAAGAGTTGTTCATGGGATTTAATAACGCCTAAATATATAGAAGTTTATAATTTAATATTAGATAGACAGTAA
- a CDS encoding glycosyltransferase family 4 protein, with the protein MKVIFIHPAHMDYRVELFERLNRNYDTTFVFTKQGRGQDNVNEKQQEIPKEWKSKVLKTNFRVGRKDVGMYFRLIRELLCSDYDVVLTSTSWYVCWIIAKIRRKKFVFMTEFWHWEDSSFCRKLLNKFTRLVSKTSDSIFAMGTSAYTCYRNFGVDKDKIFTHPQCAVDYSKNPTFDLRSKLGLQDKKIILYLGRVIERKGLGYLLNSLKMLEKDNVNDFLLVAGDGPDRNKYEKMVADLGLNNVLFVGQIEEKEKASYYNVCDLFVLPSIFYDYSYEPWGLVINEAMAFSKPVIATNAVGASLDMIKNEYNGFVVEEKNIEELYESIKKILSNEELMGVMGKNSRKNFEDKNNYRTFFETLNKSIEYTMKEITKTRME; encoded by the coding sequence ATGAAAGTAATCTTTATTCATCCTGCACATATGGATTATAGAGTTGAACTTTTTGAGAGATTAAATAGGAATTATGATACAACATTTGTCTTTACTAAACAGGGAAGAGGTCAAGATAACGTAAACGAAAAACAACAGGAAATTCCAAAAGAATGGAAAAGTAAGGTATTGAAAACTAACTTTAGGGTCGGTCGGAAAGACGTTGGAATGTATTTTAGACTAATAAGAGAACTCTTGTGCAGTGACTACGATGTTGTTTTAACCTCTACAAGCTGGTATGTTTGCTGGATAATAGCGAAGATACGCAGGAAAAAATTTGTTTTTATGACTGAATTTTGGCATTGGGAAGATTCCTCCTTTTGTAGGAAATTATTAAATAAATTTACTAGACTTGTGTCAAAAACTTCGGATTCTATTTTTGCAATGGGAACTAGTGCATATACCTGTTATAGAAATTTCGGTGTTGATAAGGACAAAATCTTTACGCATCCTCAGTGTGCTGTCGATTACAGCAAAAATCCTACATTTGATTTAAGATCCAAATTAGGATTGCAGGATAAAAAAATCATACTATATCTGGGAAGAGTTATAGAACGAAAAGGTTTGGGTTATTTATTGAATTCATTAAAAATGTTAGAAAAAGACAATGTAAACGATTTTTTGTTAGTTGCCGGAGATGGACCTGATAGAAACAAATATGAGAAAATGGTTGCAGATTTGGGATTAAATAATGTACTATTTGTAGGACAAATAGAAGAAAAAGAAAAAGCATCTTATTACAATGTATGTGACCTGTTTGTTCTACCATCCATTTTTTATGATTATTCTTACGAACCATGGGGCTTGGTCATAAATGAAGCAATGGCATTTAGTAAGCCCGTAATTGCTACTAATGCGGTTGGAGCTAGTCTCGACATGATAAAAAACGAATACAATGGTTTTGTTGTTGAGGAAAAAAACATAGAAGAATTGTATGAATCAATAAAAAAAATACTGTCCAATGAAGAACTAATGGGAGTTATGGGAAAAAATTCTAGAAAAAACTTTGAAGATAAAAATAATTACAGAACTTTTTTTGAAACTCTTAATAAATCTATAGAATATACCATGAAAGAAATTACGAAAACACGTATGGAGTAA
- a CDS encoding glycosyltransferase family 4 protein, giving the protein MPQKTLKKRVISICNISPTKFGSFEEFIVALTDKLKDNNFEHLIIFRDKPIKIVEDSLLNKGAKIEIIKPSKYNIKNFIEFYRIIKKNQPDIVHFHFYPIYTIVNYLSIISDVRIVYTDHMGGKEAKTKFKKMIRLIYYNVNSKLFSYGINRIICVSKFTKLKYVKDYGIHPKNLCVIYNGINIERFNKRCEVGKIKEKYKVKDEFIITCVGLRKDKGVHYLIKEIPSIIKQIPNIKIILVGEGECRNYLETQVQEYDLKKYVIFTGQISNIEEVFCISSCVVMPTLVEEACPYTALESMAIGVPVIGFDSGGLKEIVIDGQNGYIIPKKSKALVEKIVAIHNKELIDSMGEKCKKRILEKFSLLQCTNKYVELYTKI; this is encoded by the coding sequence ATGCCCCAGAAAACTCTCAAAAAACGTGTAATATCTATTTGTAACATCTCTCCAACTAAGTTTGGTTCCTTTGAAGAATTCATTGTTGCATTGACCGATAAATTAAAAGATAATAATTTTGAACACCTAATCATTTTCAGAGACAAACCTATTAAGATTGTTGAAGACTCTTTATTAAACAAAGGTGCAAAAATCGAGATAATTAAACCATCAAAATATAACATAAAGAACTTTATTGAATTTTACAGAATTATAAAGAAAAATCAGCCAGATATCGTTCATTTTCACTTTTACCCCATATACACCATTGTAAATTATTTAAGTATAATATCTGATGTTCGGATTGTATATACGGATCATATGGGAGGTAAGGAAGCAAAAACAAAATTTAAAAAAATGATTCGTCTAATTTATTATAATGTAAATTCAAAATTGTTTAGTTATGGAATAAATCGAATCATATGTGTCTCAAAGTTTACGAAATTAAAATATGTTAAGGATTACGGGATACATCCTAAAAACTTGTGTGTAATATATAATGGGATAAATATAGAGAGATTTAATAAAAGATGCGAAGTAGGCAAAATAAAAGAAAAATATAAAGTTAAAGATGAATTTATAATAACGTGTGTTGGGTTAAGGAAAGACAAAGGCGTTCATTATCTAATCAAAGAAATACCATCGATAATTAAACAAATACCTAACATAAAAATTATACTCGTAGGAGAAGGCGAATGTAGGAATTATCTAGAGACTCAAGTTCAAGAATACGATTTAAAAAAATACGTCATATTTACTGGTCAGATAAGTAACATCGAAGAAGTTTTCTGTATTTCATCTTGTGTTGTTATGCCAACTTTAGTAGAAGAAGCATGTCCTTATACAGCTTTAGAGTCAATGGCAATAGGAGTTCCTGTTATAGGATTTGATTCGGGTGGTTTGAAAGAGATAGTTATTGATGGCCAAAACGGATATATAATTCCAAAAAAAAGTAAAGCCCTTGTAGAGAAAATAGTCGCTATTCATAACAAAGAACTCATCGATTCGATGGGCGAAAAATGTAAAAAAAGAATATTGGAAAAATTTTCACTACTTCAATGCACAAATAAATATGTGGAATTATATACTAAAATATAA